The following are encoded in a window of Sinorhizobium sojae CCBAU 05684 genomic DNA:
- a CDS encoding threonine aldolase family protein, producing the protein MIFASDNWAGAHPAIADSLMAQSHGYVPAYGTSELDRKVEKRFSEVFEREVAVFFVGTGTAANSLALATANRPGGVVFCHREAHVNVDECGAPEFFSHGARLDPVDGALGKMDAARLEAEIRRFPPHFVHGGQPMAVTVTQATESGTVYSLDEIEAIAAIARAHKLPLHMDGARFANALVGLGVAPAEMTWKRGVDLLSFGGTKNGCWCAEAVVLFDLSKAQEMQFLRKRAAQLFSKSRFIAAQFDAYFAGDLWLDLARHANAMANRLADGIAASASSRLAWTPEANEVFAIMKREVATRLQQEGAIFYDWHVPQHLAGSVGEDEGLYRLVTSFATRIEDVDRLLAAC; encoded by the coding sequence ATGATCTTCGCTTCCGACAATTGGGCCGGCGCCCACCCGGCAATTGCCGATTCCCTGATGGCGCAATCCCACGGCTATGTTCCCGCCTACGGCACCAGCGAACTCGACCGAAAGGTGGAGAAGCGGTTCTCGGAGGTCTTCGAGAGAGAGGTCGCCGTGTTTTTTGTCGGCACCGGAACGGCAGCGAACTCGTTGGCGCTTGCCACCGCCAATCGGCCGGGCGGCGTCGTCTTCTGCCACCGCGAGGCCCATGTGAATGTCGACGAGTGCGGCGCGCCGGAGTTCTTCTCGCATGGGGCAAGGCTCGACCCGGTGGACGGCGCTCTCGGCAAGATGGATGCAGCGCGGCTCGAAGCGGAGATCCGCCGCTTTCCGCCGCATTTCGTGCATGGTGGCCAGCCCATGGCCGTGACCGTGACCCAGGCAACCGAGAGTGGCACAGTCTACTCGCTTGACGAGATCGAGGCGATCGCTGCGATTGCCAGGGCGCACAAGCTGCCGCTCCATATGGACGGCGCGCGTTTTGCCAATGCCCTCGTCGGCCTCGGCGTCGCGCCGGCCGAGATGACCTGGAAGCGCGGCGTCGATCTGCTCTCCTTCGGGGGAACGAAGAACGGCTGCTGGTGCGCCGAAGCCGTGGTTCTGTTCGATCTGTCCAAGGCACAGGAGATGCAATTCCTGCGCAAGCGGGCGGCCCAGCTCTTTTCCAAATCGCGCTTCATCGCCGCGCAGTTCGACGCCTATTTCGCGGGCGACCTCTGGCTCGATCTCGCCCGTCATGCCAACGCCATGGCAAATCGCCTCGCCGACGGCATCGCGGCGTCCGCGAGCAGCCGTCTTGCCTGGACGCCGGAGGCCAACGAGGTCTTTGCGATCATGAAACGCGAGGTGGCGACACGGCTTCAGCAGGAAGGGGCGATCTTCTACGACTGGCACGTGCCGCAGCACCTTGCCGGCAGCGTCGGCGAAGACGAGGGCCTCTATCGCCTCGTCACGAGCTTCGCCACCAGGATCGAGGACGTCGACCGCCTCCTCGCCGCTTGCTGA
- a CDS encoding SGNH/GDSL hydrolase family protein: MLTDRNAGKGKILRPFRLAAVLAGAAAMLVAGFLATIAAAQEPVPRRNLLQRLFGLGQRPIYYDDRYTYPEAPRPRRIQKRRAQPAGVQQRRQQRAKPRLAETPPPAPVIEKSPDAKKILVVGDFVAASLGDGLKVAFEETAGIAIETRASGSSGLVRDDYFDWPEVLPGYVAELNPAAIVISIGANDRQTMGVGDSKEKFRTDRWTEEYRRRVSTLAALARKDNLPVFWVGMPPFQSSAMTADMVTFNGIYREEAEKAGGHFIDIWDGFVDEEGKFVLTGSDINGQQVRLRGSDGINLTKAGKRKLAFYVEKEIRKLLGDGATTGSDLGADGLKDLVVTTPLASEDIVRTQPISLTDPALDGATALLGAGDPPKGNGKSARDLLVEKGEIVSAPPGRVDDFRLAKPETVISKPLMRN; encoded by the coding sequence ATGTTGACAGACAGAAACGCCGGGAAGGGCAAGATCTTGCGTCCGTTCCGCCTCGCAGCTGTCCTCGCGGGGGCGGCGGCGATGCTTGTCGCCGGCTTCCTTGCCACCATCGCCGCGGCCCAGGAGCCGGTTCCGCGGCGCAACCTGCTGCAGCGCCTTTTTGGCCTCGGCCAGCGGCCGATCTATTATGACGACCGATACACGTATCCCGAAGCACCCAGGCCGCGGCGGATACAGAAACGCCGTGCACAGCCCGCAGGTGTGCAGCAGCGGCGCCAGCAGCGCGCCAAGCCGCGCCTTGCCGAGACGCCGCCGCCCGCCCCGGTCATCGAGAAGTCGCCGGATGCGAAGAAGATCCTGGTGGTCGGCGATTTCGTTGCCGCGAGCCTTGGCGACGGCCTGAAGGTGGCTTTCGAGGAGACGGCGGGCATCGCGATCGAAACGCGCGCCAGCGGCTCCTCGGGCCTCGTGCGCGACGATTATTTCGATTGGCCGGAAGTCCTGCCCGGCTATGTCGCCGAACTCAATCCCGCCGCGATCGTCATCAGCATCGGCGCCAACGACCGACAGACGATGGGCGTCGGAGACAGCAAGGAAAAGTTTAGGACCGATCGCTGGACGGAAGAATATCGCAGACGCGTCAGTACGCTCGCCGCCCTTGCGCGGAAGGACAATCTGCCGGTCTTCTGGGTCGGCATGCCGCCTTTCCAATCCAGCGCGATGACCGCCGACATGGTGACCTTCAACGGCATCTATCGCGAGGAGGCCGAAAAGGCGGGCGGCCATTTCATCGACATCTGGGACGGCTTCGTTGACGAGGAAGGCAAGTTCGTGCTGACGGGTTCGGACATCAACGGCCAGCAGGTCCGGTTGCGCGGCTCCGACGGGATCAATCTGACAAAGGCCGGCAAGCGCAAACTCGCCTTTTACGTCGAGAAGGAGATCCGCAAGCTGCTTGGCGACGGCGCGACGACAGGCAGCGACCTAGGCGCCGATGGCCTGAAGGATCTGGTTGTCACCACACCGCTCGCCAGTGAGGACATCGTCAGGACGCAGCCGATCAGCCTGACGGATCCGGCACTCGACGGCGCGACGGCGCTTCTCGGTGCGGGCGACCCGCCGAAAGGAAATGGCAAGAGCGCGAGGGACCTGCTCGTCGAGAAGGGCGAAATCGTTAGCGCCCCGCCCGGACGCGTCGATGATTTCCGCCTGGCGAAGCCCGAAACGGTGATCAGCAAACCGCTGATGCGGAATTGA
- a CDS encoding lytic murein transglycosylase codes for MIRNRRTFFRHIAAALVIAAASGASPARADAGFQNWINDFYATAAKNGISRATYRQAFAGVKTPDPTVIEKANHQPEFKHKIWEYIDSRVNPYTKRIGQEMAARHARTLAAIERHFGVDRSVLLAIWSMESNYGAILEKDDRLHYVPRALATLAYADRRRAKFARTQLIAALKILQGGDVAPRNLTGSWAGAMGHTQFIPTSYLLYAVDADGNGHRDIWNSVPDALATAANLLKKNGWRTGETWGYEVVPPANAAKYSGQTKTLGQWAALGFARPGGKGFRNPGMRAELKLPSGGNGPGFLMTRNFFVIKRYNASDSYALGVGLLADQIAGYSGMQQRWPRPDGSLDISEKFELQSRLKELGYYSGEVDGNFGSGSRAAIQAFQAQNGLTPDGEPTQHILRALRK; via the coding sequence ATGATCAGAAACCGCAGGACGTTCTTCCGACATATCGCCGCCGCTCTTGTCATCGCCGCCGCGTCTGGTGCCTCACCCGCGCGCGCAGATGCGGGTTTTCAAAACTGGATCAATGATTTCTACGCGACGGCCGCCAAGAACGGCATCTCCAGGGCGACCTACCGCCAGGCCTTTGCCGGTGTGAAGACACCCGACCCGACGGTCATCGAGAAAGCCAACCACCAACCCGAATTCAAGCACAAGATTTGGGAATATATCGACTCGCGAGTCAATCCATATACCAAGCGCATCGGCCAGGAAATGGCGGCCAGACATGCGCGCACGCTCGCTGCCATCGAACGGCATTTCGGCGTCGACCGATCGGTGCTTTTGGCGATCTGGTCGATGGAATCGAATTACGGCGCCATCCTCGAAAAGGACGACCGACTGCACTACGTGCCCCGCGCGCTGGCGACACTTGCCTATGCCGACCGGAGGCGGGCGAAATTTGCACGCACGCAACTCATCGCTGCCTTGAAGATCCTGCAGGGCGGCGATGTAGCGCCGCGTAACCTCACCGGCTCCTGGGCCGGTGCAATGGGCCATACACAATTCATCCCGACGAGTTACCTTCTCTACGCCGTCGATGCGGACGGAAACGGCCATCGCGACATCTGGAATTCGGTTCCGGACGCGCTAGCAACGGCCGCCAATCTGCTGAAGAAGAACGGCTGGCGGACGGGTGAGACCTGGGGCTACGAAGTAGTGCCGCCAGCGAATGCTGCCAAATATTCGGGCCAGACGAAGACGCTCGGCCAATGGGCGGCACTCGGCTTCGCCCGCCCGGGCGGCAAGGGCTTCCGCAATCCTGGCATGCGCGCCGAACTCAAGCTGCCGAGCGGCGGCAATGGTCCAGGATTCCTGATGACGAGGAACTTCTTCGTCATAAAGCGCTACAACGCCTCGGATTCCTACGCGCTCGGCGTCGGCTTGCTTGCAGATCAGATTGCCGGTTATTCCGGCATGCAGCAGCGCTGGCCGCGGCCGGACGGTTCCCTCGACATCAGCGAGAAATTCGAGCTGCAGAGCCGCCTCAAGGAACTCGGCTACTACAGCGGCGAGGTGGACGGCAACTTTGGTTCGGGATCGCGGGCCGCAATCCAGGCCTTCCAGGCCCAGAACGGTCTCACGCCGGATGGCGAGCCGACGCAGCATATCCTGCGCGCGCTGCGCAAGTGA
- the gltB gene encoding glutamate synthase large subunit, whose product MTDHSPSQQIGLNLATSAATAVKTPAFPSGLPRRQGLYDPRNERDACGVGFVAHMKGEKSHQIVRDGLFMLENLTHRGAVGADPLMGDGAGILVQIPDRFFREEMAKEGVTLPRAGEYAVGYLFMPRDEKLIAHFKDVIREVVEEEGQYLLGFREVPVDNSSLSKAPDIAATEPYHVQVFIGAGREAATNDEFERRLFTLRKVISNRIYAEADGGDLGFYIVSLSTTTIVYKGMFLAYQVGAYYKDLSDERFQSAVALVHQRFSTNTFPSWKLAHPYRMVAHNGEINTLRGNVNWMAARQASVSSPLFGDDISKLWPISYEGQSDTACFDNALEFLVRGGYSLAHAVMMLIPEAWAGNQLMSAERKAFYEYHAALMEPWDGPAAVAFTDGRQIGATLDRNGLRPARYIVTNDDRVIMASEAGVLPVPEDKIVKKWRLQPGKMLLIDMEEGRIISDEEVKSALAGKHPYRQWLDNTQLILEDLKPVEPRALRRDVSLIDRQQAFGYSQEDTKILMSPMATTGQEAIGSMGTDTPISAMSDKPKLLYTYFKQNFAQVTNPPIDPIREELVMSLVSFIGPRPNILDHEGMAHAKRLEVRQPILTNGDLEKIRSIGHTEDRFDTKTLDFTYDISRGDEGMPEMLDRLCERAEAAVKGGYNIIVLSDRQVGPDRVAIPALLATAAVHHHLIRKGLRTSVGIVVESGEPREVHHFCLLAGFGAEAINPYLAFDTLIDMHKRGEFPKEVDASEIVYRYIKAVGKGILKVMSKMGISTYQSYCGAQIFDAVGLSSALVEKYFFGTATTIEGIGLEEIAAETVARHRAAFGADPVLSNALEVGGEYAFRMRGESHAWTPDAIASLQHAVRGNAEDRYREFAAMMNEQASRMNTIRGLFTIRRAEDVGRNPIPVEEVEPASEIVKRFSTGAMSFGSISREAHTTLAIAMNRIGGKSNTGEGGEESDRYLPLPDGSMNPERSAIKQIASGRFGVTTEYLVNADVLQIKVAQGAKPGEGGQLPGHKVDATVAKTRHSTPGVGLISPPPHHDIYSIEDLAQLIFDLKNVNPEADVSVKLVSEVGVGTVAAGVAKARADHITIAGFDGGTGASPLTSLKHAGSPWEIGLAETQQTLVLNGLRSRVALQVDGGLKTGRDVIIGAMLGADEFGFATAPLIAAGCIMMRKCHLNTCPVGVATQDPVLRKRFKGTPEHVINYFFFVAEEVRGILASLGVRKLDEIIGASELLERDGMIEHWKAKGLDFSKIFHKVEAPKEASYWTERQSHPIDDVLDRGLIEKAKLALETKVPVAFEAEIKNVDRSAGAMLSGALAKRWGYKGLKDDTIHVTLKGTAGQSFGAFLARGITFDLVGDGNDYVGKGLSGGRIIVRPPENARIVPQESIIVGNTVLYGAISGECYFNGVAGERFAVRNSGAIAVVEGVGDHGCEYMTGGVVVVLGNTGRNFAAGMSGGVAYVLDEEGDFARRCNMAMVELEPVPEEDDMLEKLHHHGGDLMHKGRVDVSGDMTRHDEERLYQLVSNHMHYTGSIRAKEILEHWADYRPKFRKVMPVEYRRALEDMERMRMSEAAE is encoded by the coding sequence ATGACGGATCATTCGCCATCGCAACAGATTGGGCTCAACCTCGCAACGAGCGCTGCGACGGCTGTGAAAACGCCCGCATTCCCGTCCGGGCTGCCGCGAAGGCAGGGGCTTTACGATCCGCGCAACGAACGCGACGCCTGCGGCGTCGGTTTCGTTGCCCATATGAAGGGTGAGAAGTCGCACCAGATCGTGCGCGACGGCCTCTTCATGCTCGAAAACCTGACGCACCGCGGTGCGGTCGGTGCCGACCCGTTGATGGGCGATGGCGCAGGCATCCTGGTGCAGATCCCCGATCGCTTCTTCCGCGAGGAGATGGCGAAAGAGGGCGTCACCCTGCCGAGGGCCGGCGAATACGCCGTCGGCTACCTTTTCATGCCACGGGACGAAAAACTGATCGCCCATTTCAAGGACGTGATCCGCGAGGTCGTCGAAGAGGAGGGGCAGTACCTGCTCGGCTTCCGCGAGGTGCCGGTCGACAACTCGTCGCTTTCCAAGGCGCCGGATATCGCCGCCACGGAGCCGTATCATGTGCAGGTCTTCATCGGCGCCGGCCGTGAAGCCGCCACCAACGACGAGTTCGAGCGCCGGCTGTTCACGCTGCGCAAGGTGATCTCCAACCGTATCTATGCGGAAGCTGACGGCGGCGATCTCGGCTTCTATATTGTATCACTGTCCACCACGACTATTGTCTACAAGGGCATGTTCCTCGCCTATCAGGTTGGCGCCTATTACAAAGACCTGTCGGACGAGCGGTTCCAGTCGGCGGTAGCCCTGGTGCACCAGCGCTTCTCCACCAACACCTTCCCGTCCTGGAAGCTGGCGCACCCCTATCGCATGGTTGCCCACAATGGCGAGATCAACACGCTGCGCGGCAACGTCAATTGGATGGCGGCGCGCCAGGCTTCGGTCTCCTCGCCGCTCTTCGGCGACGACATTTCCAAGCTCTGGCCGATTTCCTATGAAGGACAGTCGGACACGGCCTGCTTCGACAATGCGCTCGAATTCCTGGTGCGCGGCGGCTATTCGCTCGCCCATGCGGTCATGATGCTCATCCCGGAGGCCTGGGCCGGTAACCAGCTCATGTCGGCGGAACGCAAGGCATTCTACGAATATCATGCGGCGCTGATGGAGCCGTGGGACGGGCCGGCGGCAGTCGCCTTCACCGACGGGCGCCAGATCGGCGCGACCCTCGACCGCAACGGCCTGCGCCCGGCGCGCTACATCGTCACCAACGACGATCGCGTCATCATGGCGTCGGAAGCCGGCGTGCTGCCGGTCCCAGAGGACAAGATCGTCAAGAAATGGCGGCTGCAGCCCGGCAAGATGCTGCTGATCGACATGGAAGAAGGCCGCATCATATCCGATGAGGAGGTGAAGTCGGCGCTCGCGGGCAAACACCCCTATCGTCAATGGCTCGACAACACCCAGCTCATCCTCGAAGACCTGAAGCCGGTCGAGCCGAGGGCGCTGCGACGCGACGTGTCGCTGATCGACCGCCAACAGGCTTTCGGCTATTCGCAGGAGGATACGAAGATCCTGATGTCGCCGATGGCGACGACCGGCCAGGAGGCGATCGGCTCCATGGGCACCGACACGCCGATCTCGGCGATGTCGGACAAGCCGAAGCTGCTTTACACCTATTTCAAGCAGAACTTCGCGCAGGTCACCAACCCGCCGATCGACCCGATCCGCGAGGAGCTGGTAATGAGCCTCGTCTCGTTCATCGGCCCACGCCCGAATATTCTCGACCATGAGGGCATGGCGCATGCCAAGCGGCTGGAAGTCCGACAGCCGATCCTCACCAATGGCGATCTCGAGAAGATCCGCTCGATCGGCCATACCGAAGACCGCTTCGACACCAAGACGCTTGATTTCACCTACGACATTTCGCGTGGGGACGAAGGCATGCCGGAAATGCTCGATCGCCTTTGCGAACGGGCGGAAGCGGCGGTCAAGGGCGGCTACAATATCATCGTGCTTTCGGACCGGCAGGTCGGGCCCGATCGCGTGGCGATCCCGGCGCTGCTCGCCACGGCGGCCGTTCACCACCACCTGATCCGCAAGGGCCTGCGCACGTCGGTCGGTATCGTGGTGGAATCCGGCGAGCCGCGCGAGGTACACCATTTCTGTCTGCTCGCCGGTTTCGGCGCGGAAGCGATCAACCCCTATCTCGCCTTCGACACGCTGATCGACATGCACAAGCGCGGCGAGTTCCCGAAGGAGGTCGACGCCAGCGAAATCGTCTACCGCTACATCAAGGCGGTGGGGAAGGGCATTCTCAAGGTCATGTCCAAGATGGGCATCTCGACCTACCAGTCCTATTGCGGCGCGCAGATCTTCGACGCCGTCGGCCTTTCGTCGGCGTTGGTCGAAAAGTACTTCTTCGGTACGGCGACGACCATCGAAGGCATCGGCCTCGAAGAGATCGCAGCAGAGACCGTCGCCCGCCACAGGGCGGCCTTCGGAGCCGACCCGGTTCTCTCCAACGCGCTCGAGGTCGGCGGCGAATATGCCTTCCGCATGCGCGGCGAAAGCCATGCCTGGACGCCGGATGCGATCGCCTCACTCCAGCATGCGGTGCGCGGCAATGCCGAGGATCGCTATCGTGAGTTCGCCGCGATGATGAACGAGCAGGCGAGCCGCATGAACACGATCCGCGGCCTCTTCACGATCAGGCGCGCCGAGGACGTCGGCCGCAACCCCATCCCCGTCGAGGAGGTCGAGCCGGCATCCGAGATCGTCAAGCGTTTCTCGACCGGCGCCATGTCCTTCGGCTCGATCAGCCGAGAGGCCCATACGACATTGGCGATCGCGATGAACCGGATCGGCGGCAAGTCGAACACCGGCGAGGGCGGGGAGGAGAGCGACCGCTATCTGCCGCTGCCGGACGGATCGATGAATCCGGAGCGCTCGGCGATCAAGCAGATCGCCTCCGGCCGCTTCGGCGTCACCACCGAATATCTGGTCAATGCCGATGTGCTGCAGATCAAGGTGGCGCAGGGAGCCAAGCCCGGCGAGGGCGGTCAGCTTCCCGGCCACAAGGTCGATGCGACCGTCGCCAAGACCCGGCATTCTACCCCGGGCGTCGGCCTCATCTCGCCGCCGCCGCACCATGACATCTATTCGATCGAGGATCTGGCGCAGCTGATCTTCGATCTCAAGAACGTCAACCCGGAGGCCGATGTCTCGGTCAAGCTGGTGTCGGAAGTAGGTGTCGGCACGGTCGCGGCCGGTGTCGCCAAGGCACGCGCCGACCACATCACCATTGCCGGTTTCGACGGCGGCACCGGCGCCTCGCCGCTTACTTCGCTGAAGCATGCGGGCAGCCCGTGGGAAATAGGTCTTGCCGAAACCCAGCAGACGCTGGTCTTGAACGGCCTGCGCTCGCGCGTCGCGCTTCAGGTCGACGGGGGCCTGAAGACCGGACGCGACGTCATCATCGGTGCCATGCTGGGGGCCGACGAGTTCGGCTTCGCCACCGCGCCGCTGATCGCGGCCGGCTGCATCATGATGCGCAAGTGCCATCTGAACACCTGCCCGGTCGGCGTCGCCACCCAGGACCCGGTGCTCAGAAAGCGCTTCAAGGGTACGCCTGAACACGTCATCAATTACTTCTTCTTCGTTGCGGAGGAGGTGCGTGGAATTCTCGCTTCGCTCGGCGTCAGGAAGCTCGACGAAATCATCGGCGCTTCGGAACTGCTCGAGCGCGACGGGATGATCGAGCACTGGAAGGCCAAGGGCCTCGACTTCTCCAAGATTTTCCACAAGGTCGAGGCGCCGAAGGAAGCGTCCTATTGGACGGAGCGCCAAAGCCATCCGATTGACGACGTTCTCGACCGCGGGCTGATCGAAAAGGCGAAGCTGGCGCTGGAAACCAAGGTGCCGGTGGCCTTCGAAGCCGAGATCAAGAATGTCGACCGCTCGGCCGGCGCGATGCTTTCCGGTGCGCTTGCCAAGCGCTGGGGATACAAGGGGCTCAAGGACGACACGATCCACGTGACGCTCAAGGGCACGGCGGGCCAGTCCTTCGGTGCGTTCCTGGCTCGCGGCATCACCTTCGACCTTGTCGGCGACGGCAACGATTATGTCGGTAAGGGTCTTTCGGGCGGACGCATCATCGTCCGGCCACCGGAAAACGCCAGGATCGTGCCGCAGGAGTCGATCATCGTCGGCAACACCGTGCTTTACGGGGCGATTTCGGGCGAATGCTACTTCAACGGCGTCGCCGGCGAGCGCTTCGCGGTGCGCAACTCCGGTGCAATCGCGGTCGTCGAAGGTGTGGGCGATCACGGTTGCGAATACATGACTGGCGGCGTCGTCGTCGTGCTCGGCAACACCGGACGCAACTTCGCGGCCGGCATGTCCGGCGGTGTCGCCTATGTGCTCGACGAGGAGGGCGACTTCGCCCGCCGCTGCAACATGGCCATGGTCGAGCTGGAGCCGGTTCCGGAGGAGGATGACATGTTGGAGAAGCTGCACCACCACGGCGGCGACCTCATGCACAAGGGGCGGGTCGACGTCTCGGGCGACATGACGCGTCACGACGAAGAGCGGCTCTATCAGCTCGTCTCGAACCACATGCATTACACGGGTTCCATTCGCGCCAAGGAGATTCTCGAACATTGGGCGGACTACCGGCCGAAATTCCGCAAGGTCATGCCGGTCGAGTATCGCCGCGCGCTCGAAGACATGGAGCGCATGAGAATGTCGGAAGCGGCCGAGTAA
- the galU gene encoding UTP--glucose-1-phosphate uridylyltransferase GalU: protein MTEKRKVRKAVFPVAGLGTRFLPATKAVPKEMLTVVDKPVIQYVVDEALEAGIEHLIFVTGRSKAVIEDYFDIQVELDQTLRERNKKAEIELLEAMLPKAGTTSFTRQQAPLGLGHAVWCARDLVGNEPFALLLPDMIMKGEKGCLKGMVDLYEESNGNVVAVEECAPDQAHKYGIVGVGEPVGEGFRITRMVEKPAPGTAPSNFFINGRYILQPEIFPILEHQERGAGNEIQLTDGMVKLSETQPFSAYHFRGETFDCGAKDGFILANVAFALERADIRPVVEGPLKGLLERLK from the coding sequence ATGACCGAAAAGCGTAAAGTCCGCAAAGCCGTTTTCCCCGTCGCGGGCCTGGGGACGCGCTTCCTTCCCGCCACCAAGGCGGTGCCGAAGGAAATGCTGACGGTGGTGGACAAGCCGGTCATTCAATACGTCGTCGACGAGGCGCTCGAAGCAGGCATCGAGCATTTGATCTTCGTGACGGGCCGCAGCAAGGCGGTTATCGAGGACTATTTCGACATCCAGGTCGAACTGGACCAGACCCTGCGCGAGCGCAACAAGAAGGCAGAGATCGAGCTCCTCGAAGCCATGCTGCCGAAGGCCGGCACCACGAGCTTCACGCGCCAGCAGGCGCCGCTCGGCCTGGGACACGCGGTCTGGTGCGCGCGCGACCTCGTCGGCAATGAACCCTTCGCCCTACTTCTTCCCGACATGATCATGAAGGGGGAGAAGGGTTGCCTCAAGGGCATGGTCGATCTCTACGAAGAGAGTAACGGCAATGTCGTCGCCGTCGAAGAATGCGCGCCCGACCAGGCGCACAAATACGGAATCGTCGGCGTCGGCGAGCCGGTCGGCGAGGGCTTCAGGATCACCAGAATGGTCGAGAAGCCTGCACCGGGCACGGCGCCTTCGAACTTCTTCATCAACGGCCGCTATATCCTGCAGCCGGAAATCTTCCCGATCCTCGAACACCAGGAGCGCGGTGCCGGCAACGAGATCCAACTGACCGACGGCATGGTGAAGCTTTCCGAGACGCAGCCCTTCTCGGCCTATCACTTCCGCGGCGAGACATTCGACTGCGGCGCCAAGGACGGCTTTATCCTCGCCAACGTCGCCTTTGCGCTGGAGCGCGCCGACATCCGTCCGGTGGTAGAGGGGCCGCTCAAGGGGTTGCTGGAAAGGCTCAAGTGA
- a CDS encoding glutamate synthase subunit beta, whose product MGKVTGFLEIDRQVAKYQPASDRIRHFREFTIPMSDQEVQKQAARCMDCGIPYCHGPTGCPVHNQIPDWNDLVYNGNWDEAIRNLHSTNNFPEFTGRVCPAPCEEACTLNLEDVPVAIKTVEQAIADKAYEMGYIVPQPAVTKTGKKVAVIGSGPAGMAAAQQLARAGHEVHVYERESKPGGLLRYGIPDFKMEKNFIDRRIEQMKGEGVTFHCGVNVGVELAVQQLLDENDAVLYCGGSETPRDAGIPGVEFIGVHDAMPYLVQQNRRIGRENIDSVGWPSEPILAGGKHVVVVGGGDTASDCVGTAFRQGAVKVTQLDIRPQPPEKEDKLAVWPFWATKMRTSSSQAEGAVREFQVATLEFVGDEDGILAGVKCCQVDERRKPIAGTEFVIKADLAFIAIGFRGPFTDGVLKDLGDRLALNVDRRGSTNVIANERDYRTSVEKLWTAGDVRRGQSLVVWAIREGRQAARAIDEALMGSTVLPR is encoded by the coding sequence ATGGGCAAGGTTACAGGATTTCTCGAGATCGATCGGCAGGTGGCCAAGTACCAGCCGGCATCCGACCGCATCCGCCATTTCCGCGAATTCACCATTCCGATGTCCGATCAGGAAGTGCAGAAGCAGGCTGCTCGCTGCATGGACTGCGGCATTCCCTATTGCCATGGGCCGACCGGCTGCCCCGTTCACAACCAGATCCCGGACTGGAACGACCTCGTCTATAACGGCAATTGGGACGAGGCGATCCGCAACCTGCATTCGACCAACAATTTTCCGGAATTCACCGGCCGAGTCTGCCCCGCGCCTTGCGAGGAAGCCTGCACGCTGAACCTCGAAGACGTACCGGTTGCGATAAAGACGGTGGAGCAGGCGATCGCCGACAAGGCCTATGAAATGGGCTATATCGTGCCGCAGCCTGCCGTCACCAAGACCGGCAAGAAAGTCGCGGTCATCGGATCCGGTCCGGCGGGAATGGCGGCCGCCCAGCAGCTCGCCCGCGCTGGCCACGAGGTCCATGTCTACGAGCGCGAATCGAAGCCAGGCGGGCTGCTGCGATACGGCATTCCGGACTTCAAGATGGAGAAGAACTTCATCGATCGCCGCATCGAGCAGATGAAGGGCGAGGGGGTCACCTTCCACTGTGGGGTCAATGTCGGCGTCGAGCTGGCCGTCCAGCAACTCCTCGACGAGAACGACGCCGTTCTCTATTGCGGCGGCTCCGAAACCCCGCGCGACGCCGGCATTCCGGGCGTGGAATTTATCGGCGTGCACGATGCGATGCCCTACCTCGTCCAGCAGAACCGGCGCATCGGCCGCGAGAATATCGACAGTGTCGGCTGGCCGTCCGAGCCGATCCTGGCCGGCGGCAAGCATGTCGTCGTCGTCGGTGGCGGCGACACGGCGTCCGACTGCGTCGGAACCGCTTTCCGCCAGGGCGCCGTCAAGGTGACGCAGCTCGACATTCGCCCGCAGCCGCCGGAAAAGGAAGACAAGCTCGCCGTCTGGCCCTTCTGGGCGACGAAGATGCGCACGTCCTCCAGCCAGGCAGAGGGCGCGGTTCGCGAGTTCCAGGTGGCGACGCTGGAGTTCGTCGGCGACGAGGACGGCATTCTGGCAGGCGTGAAGTGCTGCCAGGTCGATGAGCGCCGCAAGCCGATCGCCGGCACCGAATTCGTTATCAAGGCCGACCTAGCATTCATCGCCATCGGCTTCCGTGGGCCGTTTACCGACGGCGTGCTCAAGGATCTCGGCGACCGGCTGGCCCTCAATGTCGACCGTCGGGGTTCGACCAACGTCATTGCCAACGAGCGGGACTACAGGACCTCGGTTGAAAAGCTCTGGACGGCCGGCGACGTCCGTCGCGGCCAATCGCTCGTCGTCTGGGCGATCCGCGAAGGCCGCCAGGCAGCGCGCGCGATAGACGAGGCGCTGATGGGCTCGACGGTGCTGCCGCGGTAG